The following proteins come from a genomic window of Pleuronectes platessa chromosome 2, fPlePla1.1, whole genome shotgun sequence:
- the LOC128450122 gene encoding green-sensitive opsin, producing the protein MENGTEGKNFYIPMNNRTGLVRSPYEYTQYYLADPWQFKLLAVYMFFLICTGFPINALTLLVTAQNKKLRQPLNFILVNLAVAGLIMVCFGFTVAFYSSLMGYFSLGPMGCAIEGFMATLGGQVSLWSLVVLAIERYVVVCKPMGSFKFTSTHAATGCAFTWIMAASCAIPPLVGWSRYIPEGIQVSCGPDYYTMAPGYNNESFVLYMFTCHFCVPVFTIFFTYGNLVFTVKAAAAQQQDSASTQKAEREVTRMCILMVLGFLVAWTPYASFAAWIFFNKGAAFSAMAMAIPAFFSKTSALFNPIIYVLLNKQFRNCMLTTVGMGGMVEDETSVSTSKTEVSSVS; encoded by the exons ATGGAGAACGGCACAGAGGGCAAGAACTTCTACATCCCCATGAACAACAGGACGGGGCTGGTTAGGAGTCCATATGAATATACACAGTATTATTTGGCGGATCCATGGCAATTCAAGTTACTGGCTGTCTACATGTTCTTCCTGATCTGCACTGGCTTCCCCATCAACGCTCTCACTCTGCTGGTCACAGCCCAGAACAAGAAGCTACGACAACCTCTCAACTTCATCCTGGTCAACCTGGCTGTGGCCGGACTCATCATGGTGTGCTTTGGATTCACTGTCGCATTTTATTCTTCTCTAATGGGCTATTTCTCCTTGGGACCAATGGGTTGTGCAATTGAAGGATTCATGGCAACACTTGGAG GTCAAGTGTCTCTCTGGTCCCTTGTGGTTCTGGCTATTGAGAGATATGTTGTAGTCTGTAAACCCATGGGAAGCTTCAAATTTACATCCACCCACGCTGCAACAGGTTGTGCCTTCACCTGGATCATGGCGGCCTCCTGCGCTATTCCTCCTCTGGTTGGCTGGTCAAG atacaTCCCTGAGGGTATTCAGGTCTCCTGTGGACCAGACTACTACACTATGGCTCCAGGCTACAATAATGAGTCATTTGTCTTATACATGTTCACCTGCCACTTCTGTGTCCCGGTCTTCACCATCTTCTTCACTTATGGAAACTTAGTATTTACTGTGAAGGCG gctgcagctcagcagcaggACTCAGCCTCTACTCAGAAGGCCGAGAGGGAAGTGACACGTATGTGCATCCTGATGGTGCTGGGCTTCCTTGTGGCCTGGACCCCATATGCCAGCTTTGCTGCCTGGATCTTCTTCAACAAGGGAGCAGCCTTCTCAGCCATGGCCATGGCCATTCCTGCCTTCTTCTCAAAGACCTCAGCGCTGTTCAACCCTATTATCTATGTGCTGTTGAACAAACAG TTCCGTAACTGCATGCTGACCACTGTTGGAATGGGAGGTATGGTGGAGGATGAGACCTCAGTATCAACCAGCAAGACAGAAGTGTCCTCTGTTTCCTAA
- the LOC128450130 gene encoding green-sensitive opsin-like produces MVWDGGIEPNGTEGKNFYIPMSNRTGIVRSPFEYPQYYMVDSMMYKVLAFYMFFLICTGTPINGLTLFVTAQNKKLRQPLNYILVNLAVAGLIMCAFGFTITITSAFNGYFILGATFCQIEGFMATLGGEVALWSLVVLAVERYIVVCKPMGSFKFSGTHAAIGVAFTWVMAFACAGPPLFGWSRYLPEGMQCSCGPDYYTLAPGFNNESYVMYMFAVHFFLPVFVIFFTYGSLVLTVKAAAAQQQESESTQKAEREVTRMCVLMVFGFLVAWVPYASFAGWIFLNKGAAFTAMTASIPAFFAKSSALYNPVIYVLFNKQFRNCMLSAIGMGGMVEDETSVSASKTEVSSVS; encoded by the exons ATGGTTTGGGACGGCGGAATCGAGCCCAATGGCACAGAGGGCAAGAACTTCTACATCCCCATGTCCAACAGGACTGGAATCGTTAGAAGTCCTTTTGAATACCCTCAGTATTACATGGTGGATTCCATGATGTACAAAGTTCTAGCTTTCTACATGTTTTTCCTGATCTGCACTGGAACCCCCATCAACGGTCTGACGTTGTTCGTCACGGCTCAGAACAAGAAACTCAGGCAACCCCTGAACTACATCCTTGTCAACCTGGCCGTGGCCGGGCTCATCATGTGCGCTTTCGGattcaccatcaccatcacctctgcttttaacGGCTACTTCATTCTGGGAGCCACTTTCTGCCAAATTGAGGGATTCATGGCCACACTCGGAG GTGAAGTcgctctctggtctctggtcgtCCTGGCTGTTGAGAGGTACATCGTCGTCTGCAAACCCATGGGAAGCTTCAAGTTCAGCGGAACTCACGCAGCAATTGGAGTCGCCTTCACCTGGGTCATGGCTTTTGCATGCGCTGGCCCCCCACTGTTCGGCTGGTCCAG GTACCTACCCGAGGGCATGCAGTGCTCATGCGGACCAGACTACTACACTCTGGCCCCCGGCTTCAACAACGAATCATACGTCATGTACATGTTTGCCGTCCACTTCTTCCTTCCAGTCTTTGTGATTTTCTTCACTTATGGAAGCCTGGTGCTGACAGTCAAAGCT GCTGCAGCCCAGCAGCAGGAGTCTGAGTCCACCCAGAAGGCTGAGAGGGAGGTGACCCGCATGTGCGTCCTGATGGTCTTTGGCTTCCTGGTAGCTTGGGTACCATATGCCAGTTTCGCTGGCTGGATCTTCTTGAACAAGGGAGCTGCCTTCACCGCCATGACTGCATCCATCCCTGCCTTCTTTGCTAAGAGCTCAGCTCTCTACAACCCTGTGATCTACGTGCTGTTTAACAAGCAG TTCCGTAACTGCATGCTGAGCGCTATTGGAATGGGAGGCATGGTGGAGGATGAAACCTCAGTGTCTGCCAGCAAAACAGAAGTGTCCTCAGTCTCTTAA
- the LOC128450135 gene encoding green-sensitive opsin-like, producing the protein MTWDGGIEPNGTEGKNFYIPMSNRSGVVRSPFEYPQYYLADPIMYKLLAVYMLFLICTGTPINCLTLLVTARNKKLRQPLNYILVNLAVAGLIMCCFGFTITFITAINGYFVLGVTACALEGLLATLGGQVSLWSLVVLAVERYIVICKPMGSFKFTGSHAAAGVIFTWIMAFACATPPLFGWSRYIPEGMQCSCGPDYYTLAPGFNNESYVIYLFVVHFTAPVFTIFFTYGSLVLTVKAAAGQQQESESTQKAEREVTRMCFLMVIGFLVAWVPYATFAAWIFINKGATFTALTATIPAFFAKSSALFNPVIYVLMNKQFRSCMLSSIGMGGMVEDEASVSASKTEVSSVS; encoded by the exons ATGACCTGGGACGGAGGAATCGAGCCCAATGGCACCGAGGGCAAGAACTTCTACATCCCCATGTCCAACAGGAGTGGGGTCGTCAGAAGTCCCTTTGAGTACCCTCAGTATTATTTGGCGGATCCCATCATGTACAAGCTTCTCGCCGTCTACATGCTCTTCCTGATCTGCACTGGAACCCCCATTAATTGTCTGACGCTGCTGGTCACGGCTCGGAACAAGAAGCTCAGACAACCTCTCAACTACATCCTGGTCAACCTGGCCGTGGCCGGACTCATCATGTGCTGCTTCGGATtcaccatcaccttcatcactgcCATCAACGGTTACTTCGTCCTCGGGGTCACTGCCTGTGCTTTGGAAGGATTATTGGCCACCCTTGGCG GTCAAgtgtctctctggtctctggtcgtCCTGGCTGTTGAGAGATACATCGTCATCTGCAAACCCATGGGGAGCTTCAAGTTCACCGGAAGTCACGCGGCAGCTGGAGTCATTTTCACCTGGATCATGGCTTTTGCTTGTGCTACGCCACCTCTTTTTGGCTGGTCCAG GTACATCCCCGAGGGCATGCAGTGCTCCTGCGGCCCCGACTACTACACTCTGGCCCCCGGCTTCAACAATGAATCATACGTCATCTACTTGTTTGTCGTCCACTTCACGGCTCCTGTCTTCACAATTTTCTTTACTTATGGAAGCCTCGTTCTGACAGTCAAAGCC GCTGCAGGCCAGCAGCAGGAGTCAGAGTCCACTCAGAAGGCTGAGAGGGAGGTGACACGCATGTGCTTCCTGATGGTCATTGGCTTCCTGGTAGCTTGGGTACCATATGCCACTTTCGCAGCCTGGATCTTCATAAACAAGGGGGCCACCTTTACTGCCCTGACCGCAACCATCCCCGCCTTCTTCGCTAAGAGCTCAGCCTTGTTCAACCCCGTGATCTACGTGCTGATGAACAAACAG TTCCGTAGCTGCATGCTGAGCAGTATTGGAATGGGCGGCATGGTGGAGGATGAGGCATCAGTGTCTGCCAGCAAGACAGAGGTGTCCTCTGTGTCTTAA